From Streptomyces qinzhouensis, one genomic window encodes:
- a CDS encoding HtaA domain-containing protein, which yields MSPYRPARAFAAVLLAALLGALLPAGAAQAAERTVSGGRLDWGLKSSFQTYVTGPIANGNYRLTGGAATVGKSQFRFHSAKGSYDPDSGAFEARFTGGVRFTGHRKPDGSHELELSVSRPTVKISGGRGTLHLDLVSKARGSGKVTNSTQVPFAALNLSGVNMRGGRGPVRLNNIPATLTAQGAAAFAGFYTAGTPLDPISLGVDVVEPRQTATPKPTPEAKPSATAKDTARGAVRDAAVDWGVRRTFREYVTGSIAQGKWTLSGGARDGGALFRFPSGKGTYDPKKQSLDAVFTGAVRFTGQHLDLTLTKVTAKISGGKGVLSADVADGTRTTPAVPLITFPAAGFAPKNGLATLTEAPATLTAGGARAFGNMYKAGTEMDPVSLAVAVDAAAELPALPDLGSAPVAETPSAAASSSAAAPDAAPAAASSDSSPSTGVFIAVGAGVLAAALAIALYAVRRRRRVTAAGTGTTD from the coding sequence ATGTCGCCGTACCGACCGGCCCGGGCGTTCGCCGCCGTGCTGCTCGCGGCCCTGCTCGGGGCGCTGCTCCCGGCCGGGGCCGCCCAGGCGGCCGAACGCACGGTCTCCGGCGGCCGACTCGACTGGGGCCTCAAATCCTCGTTCCAGACGTATGTCACCGGACCCATCGCCAACGGCAACTACAGGCTGACGGGCGGCGCGGCCACCGTCGGCAAGAGCCAGTTCCGCTTCCACTCCGCCAAGGGTTCCTACGACCCCGATAGCGGAGCCTTCGAGGCACGCTTCACGGGCGGCGTCCGGTTTACCGGCCACCGCAAGCCCGACGGCAGCCATGAACTCGAACTCTCCGTCAGCCGCCCCACCGTCAAGATCTCCGGCGGCCGGGGCACCCTCCACCTGGACCTGGTCAGCAAGGCCCGTGGCTCCGGCAAGGTCACCAACTCCACCCAGGTGCCGTTCGCCGCGCTCAATCTCTCCGGTGTGAACATGCGCGGTGGCCGCGGCCCCGTGCGCCTCAACAACATCCCCGCCACCCTCACCGCCCAGGGCGCCGCCGCCTTCGCCGGCTTCTACACCGCGGGCACCCCGCTCGACCCGATCAGCCTCGGCGTCGATGTCGTCGAACCCCGGCAGACCGCCACGCCGAAGCCCACCCCCGAGGCGAAGCCGAGCGCCACGGCCAAGGACACCGCCCGGGGCGCCGTGCGCGACGCCGCCGTCGACTGGGGCGTCCGCCGCACCTTCCGGGAGTACGTCACCGGCTCCATCGCCCAGGGCAAGTGGACACTCTCCGGCGGTGCGCGGGACGGCGGCGCCCTGTTCCGCTTCCCGAGCGGCAAGGGCACGTACGATCCGAAGAAGCAGAGCCTGGACGCCGTCTTCACCGGCGCCGTCCGGTTCACCGGACAGCATCTGGACCTCACCCTCACCAAGGTCACCGCGAAGATCAGCGGCGGCAAGGGTGTCCTCAGCGCCGATGTCGCCGACGGCACCCGCACCACCCCGGCCGTACCGCTGATCACCTTCCCCGCCGCCGGGTTCGCGCCGAAGAACGGCCTCGCCACTCTCACCGAGGCCCCCGCGACACTCACCGCGGGCGGCGCGCGGGCCTTCGGCAACATGTACAAGGCGGGCACCGAGATGGACCCCGTCTCCCTCGCGGTCGCCGTCGACGCGGCCGCCGAGCTCCCGGCCCTGCCCGATCTGGGCAGCGCCCCGGTGGCGGAGACCCCGTCGGCCGCGGCGTCCTCGTCCGCGGCGGCCCCCGACGCCGCCCCGGCCGCGGCCTCCTCCGACTCCTCCCCTTCCACCGGTGTGTTCATCGCCGTCGGCGCGGGCGTGCTCGCCGCCGCCCTGGCCATCGCCCTGTACGCCGTCCGCCGCCGCAGGCGTGTGACGGCGGCCGGAACCGGAACCACCGACTGA
- a CDS encoding heme/hemin ABC transporter substrate-binding protein, whose protein sequence is MRTALAALALVLAAAVTGCDSGSTAPGGAAGKPAARAPADRVEPLGTVPSPRLPATVTSADGREVTVTAVDRIVPLSGSLSEIVYTLGLGERVVARDVTATFEQAKDLPVVTRGHDVSAESVLSLKPSLVIADTTTGPDEAIDQIRDAGIPLITVETAKSLADVRTRIEAVAAALGVDSAGDALVERTERRIAAVQKTIPEPEKGKEPRVAFLYLRGSASVYLLGGADSGAASLLEAAGAVDAGKESGLKKDFTAITSEALAKAAPDAILVMSKGLASVNGVDGLVKIPGVAQTPAGMDRRVVAVDDGVLLNYGPRTDQVLKSLVEQLYGKEKKGSGA, encoded by the coding sequence GTGCGTACGGCGCTTGCCGCGCTCGCCCTGGTGCTCGCCGCGGCGGTGACGGGCTGCGACAGCGGCTCCACCGCGCCGGGCGGGGCGGCCGGGAAGCCGGCGGCGCGGGCGCCCGCCGACCGGGTCGAACCGCTGGGGACCGTCCCGTCGCCCCGGCTGCCCGCCACCGTGACCTCCGCCGACGGCCGTGAAGTGACGGTCACCGCCGTCGACCGGATCGTGCCGCTGTCCGGCTCGCTCAGCGAGATCGTCTACACCCTGGGCCTCGGCGAGCGGGTGGTGGCCCGCGATGTCACGGCCACCTTCGAGCAGGCGAAGGACCTGCCGGTGGTGACCCGCGGCCACGACGTGTCGGCCGAGAGCGTGCTCTCCCTCAAGCCGTCCCTGGTCATCGCCGACACCACCACCGGGCCCGACGAGGCGATCGACCAGATCCGGGACGCGGGTATCCCCCTGATCACCGTGGAGACCGCCAAGTCGCTGGCCGATGTCCGTACCCGGATCGAGGCGGTCGCCGCGGCGCTGGGCGTGGACTCGGCCGGGGACGCGCTCGTCGAGCGGACCGAGCGGCGGATCGCGGCCGTCCAGAAGACCATCCCCGAGCCGGAGAAGGGCAAGGAGCCCCGGGTCGCCTTCCTCTATCTGCGCGGCTCCGCCTCCGTCTATCTCCTCGGTGGCGCCGACTCGGGCGCCGCGTCCCTGCTGGAGGCGGCGGGCGCGGTCGACGCGGGCAAGGAGTCCGGGCTGAAGAAGGACTTCACCGCGATCACCAGCGAGGCGCTGGCGAAGGCCGCTCCGGACGCGATCCTGGTGATGTCCAAGGGGCTGGCGTCGGTGAACGGCGTCGACGGTCTGGTGAAGATCCCCGGCGTGGCGCAGACCCCGGCCGGAATGGACCGCCGGGTGGTCGCCGTCGACGACGGGGTGCTGCTGAACTACGGCCCGCGGACCGACCAGGTACTGAAGTCGCTGGTGGAGCAGTTGTACGGCAAGGAGAAGAAGGGCAGCGGCGCATGA
- a CDS encoding FecCD family ABC transporter permease: MTTVTRPAPALEKPAAAGKRRRSTTWLLTAGLAGALFTVALVSAGYGAYDIPLGDVIASAQHRLGLGGRPLDRVGESVLWNVRLPRVVLALLVGASLGCAGALMQGVFGNPLAEPGIIGISAGAAVGAVASIALGLSFLGNWTITACAFTAGLATVFLVYFMSRSGGRTEIVTLILTGVAVNAFAGALIGLFVFFADNAQITQITFWQLGSLSQSTWPKVLAVLPCTLLGLLVAPFYARKLDLLALGERPARHLGVDVERLRITLILVVALLTAAAVAVAGIITFVGLLVPHLLRMANGPGHRFLVPGSALGGALMLAAGDLAARTVAEPAELPLGVLTALFGSPFFFWLLRRTRRKQGGWA, encoded by the coding sequence ATGACGACCGTGACCCGGCCCGCGCCCGCCCTGGAGAAGCCGGCGGCGGCCGGAAAGAGGCGCCGCTCCACCACCTGGCTGCTGACCGCGGGCCTGGCGGGCGCCCTGTTCACGGTGGCGCTGGTGTCCGCCGGATACGGCGCGTACGACATTCCCCTCGGCGATGTCATCGCCTCCGCACAGCACCGGCTCGGCCTGGGCGGCCGGCCGCTGGACCGGGTCGGCGAGAGCGTGCTGTGGAACGTCCGGCTGCCGCGGGTGGTGCTGGCGCTGCTGGTCGGCGCGTCCCTCGGCTGTGCCGGGGCGCTGATGCAGGGCGTGTTCGGCAATCCGCTGGCCGAGCCCGGCATCATCGGTATCTCGGCGGGCGCGGCGGTCGGCGCGGTCGCGTCCATCGCCCTGGGGCTGAGCTTCCTCGGCAACTGGACGATCACCGCCTGCGCGTTCACCGCCGGGCTCGCGACCGTGTTCCTCGTGTACTTCATGTCGCGCTCCGGCGGGCGGACCGAGATCGTGACGCTGATCCTCACCGGGGTGGCCGTCAACGCCTTCGCGGGCGCGCTGATCGGGCTCTTCGTCTTCTTCGCCGACAACGCGCAGATCACCCAGATCACGTTCTGGCAGCTCGGTTCGCTCTCCCAGTCGACCTGGCCGAAGGTGCTGGCGGTGCTGCCGTGCACCCTCCTGGGGTTGCTGGTCGCGCCGTTCTACGCTCGCAAGCTCGATCTGCTGGCGCTCGGTGAACGGCCCGCCCGGCATCTGGGGGTGGATGTGGAGCGGCTGCGGATCACCCTGATCCTGGTGGTGGCGCTGCTGACGGCCGCCGCGGTCGCCGTCGCCGGGATCATCACCTTCGTCGGGCTGCTCGTCCCGCATCTGCTGCGGATGGCGAACGGCCCCGGGCACCGGTTCCTCGTCCCCGGCAGCGCGCTCGGCGGGGCGCTGATGCTGGCGGCGGGCGATCTGGCGGCCCGTACCGTCGCGGAGCCCGCCGAGCTTCCCCTCGGCGTGCTGACCGCGCTCTTCGGCAGCCCGTTCTTCTTCTGGCTGCTCCGCAGGACCCGTCGCAAGCAGGGTGGTTGGGCATGA
- a CDS encoding heme ABC transporter ATP-binding protein — translation MRFSVRERRLPARPEPGTVLAEASGVGIRLGGREVLKGADLTAHSGEVLTLVGPNGAGKSTLFAALAADLAPDTGTVLIAGRPAGSWTPRELALHRAVLPQSSALSFPFPVVEVVRMGRAPWAGTAREDEDDAAVAEAMRATDTEEFADRPFSDLSGGERARVALARVLAQRTPLLLLDEPTAALDLRHQELVLRICRDRAAAGDAVVVVLHDLSLAAAYADRIAILSTGRIESAGPPREVLEAELLTRVYRRPVEVFPHPRTGVPVVLPDRGLPSEPATVYAPFPRHRAAPVIDRL, via the coding sequence ATGAGGTTCTCCGTACGCGAAAGGCGGCTCCCGGCCCGGCCCGAGCCGGGCACCGTCCTCGCCGAAGCGAGCGGGGTAGGGATCCGGCTCGGCGGCCGTGAGGTGCTCAAGGGCGCCGATCTGACGGCCCACTCGGGCGAGGTGCTGACCCTGGTGGGCCCCAACGGCGCGGGCAAGTCGACGCTGTTCGCCGCGCTGGCCGCGGATCTCGCGCCCGACACGGGCACGGTCCTGATCGCGGGCCGCCCCGCCGGGTCCTGGACCCCGCGCGAACTGGCCCTGCACCGGGCCGTACTCCCCCAGTCGTCGGCCCTGTCGTTCCCGTTCCCGGTGGTGGAGGTGGTCCGGATGGGCCGCGCGCCGTGGGCCGGGACGGCCCGGGAGGACGAGGACGACGCGGCGGTCGCGGAGGCGATGCGGGCCACGGATACCGAGGAGTTCGCCGACCGGCCGTTCTCCGACCTCTCGGGCGGTGAACGCGCCCGGGTCGCCCTCGCCCGCGTCCTGGCCCAGCGAACCCCACTCCTCCTCCTGGACGAACCCACCGCCGCGCTGGATCTGCGCCATCAGGAGCTGGTCCTGCGGATCTGCCGGGACCGGGCGGCGGCGGGCGACGCGGTGGTCGTCGTCCTGCACGATCTGAGCCTGGCGGCGGCCTACGCGGACCGGATCGCGATCCTCAGCACCGGCCGCATCGAGTCGGCGGGCCCCCCGCGCGAGGTACTGGAGGCGGAGCTGCTGACGCGGGTCTACCGCCGGCCCGTGGAGGTCTTCCCCCACCCACGCACGGGCGTCCCGGTGGTCCTCCCGGACCGGGGACTGCCGTCTGAACCGGCCACCGTATACGCCCCGTTCCCACGGCACCGAGCTGCACCGGTAATTGATCGCCTTTAG
- a CDS encoding MOSC domain-containing protein — protein MSGQVAAVSRDETYTFSKTNRDSITLLAGLGVEGDVHAGKTIRHQFRMTYEPELPNLRQVHLMHEELFGELALKGFEVSAGQLGENITTRRVDLLGLPTGALLHLGEQAVLEVTGLRNPCSKINDFRKGLLGEVFAMDSVSGEFTFKSGVMAVVRRGGIVRPGDSVQVENPPLPHHPLERV, from the coding sequence ATGTCCGGTCAGGTCGCTGCTGTAAGCCGTGACGAGACGTACACGTTCAGCAAGACCAATCGCGATTCCATCACGTTGCTCGCGGGACTCGGCGTGGAGGGGGATGTTCACGCGGGCAAGACGATCCGCCACCAGTTCCGCATGACCTACGAGCCGGAGCTGCCCAATCTGCGCCAGGTCCACCTGATGCACGAGGAGCTCTTTGGCGAGCTCGCCCTCAAAGGCTTCGAGGTCTCTGCGGGGCAGCTCGGCGAGAACATCACCACACGCAGGGTGGATCTGCTGGGCCTTCCCACCGGCGCTCTGCTCCATCTCGGAGAGCAGGCGGTGCTCGAGGTGACGGGACTGCGCAACCCGTGCTCGAAGATCAACGACTTCCGCAAGGGGCTCCTTGGCGAGGTCTTCGCCATGGACTCCGTATCCGGTGAGTTCACCTTCAAGTCGGGTGTCATGGCCGTGGTCCGCCGTGGCGGGATCGTCCGCCCCGGTGATTCCGTCCAGGTCGAGAACCCGCCCCTGCCCCACCACCCGCTGGAGCGGGTCTGA